The genomic DNA tgctttccataaagtgtaagagcgctcagtccctgtatgtagaaaatcaggcagggaagggaaaagaccagcatggctgagtcaagacctgctgatTAAActaaggaagaagagggaactgcacaggcagtgcaagcagggacagcgAACCTGGTAAGAGTATAGACATGCTGCCCGGATGTAGggaggaagtcaggaaggccaaggcacagctggagctgaacttggcaagggaagtgaagggcttctacaggtacatcaatcaaaagaggaaggtcaatgAGAACGTACCgccactgatggttggaaatggtAACCTCGTAACAGCaaaagaggagaaggctgagggtctcaacaactttttttcctcagtcttaactgataactgctctcctcacccctcctgggtcatgcgacagcaagatggtgaccagggggataaTACCatcccacagtagaggaggatcaggttcgtgaccacctgaggaacctgaacatacataactctatgggacctgatgcatcccagagtcctgagggaattggcagatgtggttgccaagccactctccatgatatttgaaaagtcatggcagtcaggagaagtccctggtgactggaagaagggtaacattgtacTAATTtctaaaaagggtagaaaagacgaccctgggaaccgctgacctgtcagcctcacctctgtgcctgggaaggtcatggaacagaacctcctagaagctctactaaagcacatggaggacatggaggcaATTAAtagcagccagcacggcttcacctgGGGCAAATCCTatctgaccaacctagtggctttctatgatggggtgaccgcagcagtggacacaggtaaaccgaCGGATGTGaactatctagacttctgtaaagcctttgacacagtcccccacaacatcctcctctctaaattggagagatatggatttgatgggtggacaagaaactggttggatggtcgtattcagagagtagtggtcaatggcttaaaGTCCAGATGAAGAtctgtgactagtggtgtccctcagggatccgtactgggaccggtgctgtttaatatactcatcaatgatactgacagcgagattgagtgcaccctcagcaagtttgcagatgacaccaagctgagtggtacagttaccacaccggaaggatgggaCGTCATCcacagggacctggacaggctggagaagtaggcctctgagaacctcatgaggttcagccaggccaagtgcaaggtcctacagctgagtcggggcaatccccgatttcagtacaggctgagagatgacgtgattgagaggtgccctgcagagaaggacttggggtgctggtcgatgagaagctcaacatgagccggcagtgtgcactcgcagcccagaaggccaattgtatcctgggctgcatcaaaagaagcgtggacagcaggtcgagggaagtgattctgcccctctattcctctcttgtgagacctcatctggagtactgtgttctgttctggaatcctgaatgggtccagaagagggctacaaagatgatctgagggctggagcaccttccctatgaggacaggctgagagagtcgggcttgttcagcctggagaagagaaggctccaaggagatcttatagcaaccttccagtacctgaaggggacagacaagaaagctggagagggactattcataaaggcttgtggtgataggacaagggggaacaggtataaactggagaggggcagatttagactagacataaggaagaatttcttcactgtgagagtggtgaggcactcaaacaggttgcccaggtaagttgtggctgccccacccctggaggtgttcaaggccaggttggatggggccttgggcaacctgatctagtgggatgtccctgaccatggcaggggattggaactggatgatctttaaggtcccttccaaccctaactgttctatgattctatgataaattaAATCGGCTGAAAGTGTTaaaacaacaactgctgctgcagtaCAAACACAGGAAGTCAAATCGGACACAGCAGCTGAACCAGTGACTCCTACAACTCTTGCTGCCTTGCAAAGCGATGTCCAGCCAGTGGGCCATGACTATGTGGAGGAGGTATTTATATGAAAATGCAGactattttcatagaatcgtagaatcaccagtttggaaaagacccaccggatcatcaagtccaaccgttcctatcaatcactaaaccatgtccgtcagcacctcgtccacgcatcccttaagcacctccagggttggtgactcaaccacctccctgggcagcctctgccagtgcccaaagaccctttctgtgaaaaattttttcctaatgtccagcctaaacctcccctggtggagcttgaggccattccctcttgtcctgtcccctgtcacttgggagaggagcccagctccctcctctccacaacctcctttcaggtagttgtagagagcaatgaggtctcccctcagcctcctcttctccaggctaaacaaccccagctctctcagccgctcctcacattAAACATGaaacaatcacagaatggttgaggttggaagggacctctagggGTCCAATCCcactcaagcagggccacctagagcccAGGACCACGTCCAGACAGCTTCTGACTGTCTCCAAGGAGGGAGACTCCGCAagttccctaggcaacctgtgccagtgctcagtcaccctcacagtaaaaaaaaatgtttcttgatgttcagagggaacctcctgtgtttcaatttgtgcccattgcctatggtcctgtcactgggcaccactgaaaagagcctggctctgtcgTCTTTGCACCCTTTCTTCAAGTATTTATATTAATAAGATCCCCCCGAGCCTTCTCATCTCcgggctgaacagccccagctctctcagcctttcctcataggagagaaGCTCCAGTTCCtttatcatctttgtggcctttcATTGGACTCTCTCTCCACTATGCCCATGTCCCCCTTGCACTGGatagcccagaactggacacaggactccaggcgtggcctcaccagtgctgagtagagaggAAGGATCAGCCagctccctcgacctgctggcaaTACTTTGTCTAACGCAGCCCAGGATGCCAtttgccttctttgctgcaagggAATATTGTTGGCTCAAGTTCAACTTGATGTTCACCGGGACCCATCAGGTCCTTTGCTGccgagctgctttccagctgggtgGCCCCCAGCATATATTGGTCCCTGGGATTGTTCCTTCCCAGGTGCGGGACTTTGCACTTCCCCCTGTTGAACTTCACAAAGTTCCTGTCAGCCTGCTTCTCCAGCCCGTTGAGATCTCTCTCTCTGGATGGCAGCGCAACCCTCTGGTGCATCAGCCACTGCTCCCAGTtttgtatcatcagcaaacttgttGAGGGTACACTACcccatcatccagatcattaatgaagatgttaaacagaactggacccagtatTGAGCCCTGGGGTACACTGCTAGTTACTAGCCTCCAACTAGATTTCATTCTACTGATCACCACCCTCTGGGACTTGCCATTCAGCCAGCTTTTAATCCACCTCACTGCACACTCATCCAGCTTGTCTATGAGGATATgtgagactgtgtcaaaggctttcctgaagtccaggtagacaATATCAACTGCTCTCCACATCTAGCAGGCCAGTCATTTCATTGCAGGAGCTTATCAAGTTGATCAAGCACAACTTCCCCTTGGTGAAGTCATGTTGACTACTGATGACAGTTTTCTTGTCCTTAATGTGCCCGGAAAAGGCTTCCAAGATTAGCTGctccatcatcttcccaggGCCTGAGGCGAGGCTGACTAGCCTGTAattccctgggtcctccttgAAGATAAGAGCGACAAGGTATTGAACCTGCAAAGGCTTGTGTCCATTTCTCTCATGCTCACTGGGGCATTCTTCACGTGGGTGGCATGAGATATGTGGGTGAAGCCTGATGAAAATTTTTCATCACTTGCAGGCTTGTAATTATTCAACTCGATATGTTCAGGCTTGAGTTTAAAAATGCACTCCTTGGAATGGAAGAACTTCATTCATTACTAAACACAATAGTGTGCCTGTCAGAATCAAAAGTTCTATTTTGCCTTCTCTCGGTTACTGCATGAGCTCTTTAGCGTGTTTGGAGATGGGTAGACATTATCCAATGTCACTGAATTAGCGTATTATAACTTTATTCTCCAGGTAAGAAATGATGAAGGAAAGGTGATCCGCTTTCACTGTAAACTTTGTGAATGCAGTTTTAATGATCCTAATGCCAAGGAGATGCACTTAAAAGGGAGGCGGCACAGACTTCAGTATAAGGTTAGTAGAAATGCTAATGCTTCTATCTGAAAACCCACTTGATGTCAGCTGACTGATTACACATTCTTACATTTTAAACTAGTCAAAAGTAGGTACTCTGATTAAACAGCATATAAAAAAAGCTAGAGAAATCTATTTCTTAGGGAGTATAGTCTTTAAAGTAGTAATGCAGACTGTGAAACTgcattttggtttggggtttttctttaaacattctGAACATTGTTTTCAGGCAACCTgtgcaaaattaaaatattcgTACAACATATGCAAGCACGTTAGGTGCTTGCCGTCCTTTACCATGAATTTCAAATAGTGTAAATAGTAGTGCTCAATGTTTTTGGCAGGATAAGCAACATAAACCCTTTGTGGAGACATTAGAGAAACAAGCGTTGCAGACTTTTAGTCATGAATGGAGAGACACCTGCCCTGACATATGGCGTACGCTTTGATTAGTATAAGATTATATAGGAAGAACCTACTGTGGTCACAGGAGATACAATGGGCCTGCATGATtatgaaaaagatgaaagaagagaaaaagatgcCCGAAAAATGTATTCAGTCACTCGTGATTATGCCCCTATGTGAGGGACCCTTCAGGAACAGAGCATCTGGAAGCACACTGCAGTcaagatgaattttttttcaggctatAGATTCATCATCTTGCTACAGAATGAACAGCAAATTACTTAGTATTTCATGTAagattttaatctgaaattGCTTTATTCTGTTATAGTTGAAGAGGGAAATCATGCTCTTTGTAatatgctgctgtttctttcctttacaaTACTGgatacagatttttcttcttcaactATTCATTCAGTGCAGTTCTCTAACTGCATTTTACTCCCATTGATTTTATCGTAGACCAGTAGTTTGTGTTAAACATGTCAGAAGAACTCCATAACCTTGAGATGACAAGAGGCAAATCAACGTTTCATTCATTGTTTTTCTGAACTAGAAAAAAGTAAACCCAGACTTACAAGTAGAAGTAAAGCCCAGTATTCGAGCAAGAaaaattcaagaagaaaagatgaggaaacagatgcagaaagaagaatactggagaagacGAGAAGAGGAAGAACGCTGGAGGATGGAAATGAGGTAATGTTTATCAATGAATGAGAAAAAGCTGCAGTTAAATTATGTAAAACTTACTCTGCTTCTCTAGTTACTTATTTTGAATACTTGTTTTTGGAACTCTGTACTTGTTATAAATTATGTTGTCATTACCTCTCTGGggtctttatttgttttgtttgttagtGTTCAATTCTTTTGAGGAATGTAGACCTACTAGAATTATTTGCTATAAATTCAGGCCTGCTTTCAAAATAACTGTTCATTTTAGTTACCCCCTGGAGTTCACTGGTGTTTGCTTATGATTACTAGTAATGAGTTGGTGAGGACATCCAAGAACTTATTTGGAATTGTTGGAAGTATTAACTACTATATAAAGAGAACACTTTGATTGATACACTGCAGGCGATATGAAGAGGACATGTACTGGAGGAGAATGGAGGAAGAGCAGCATCACTGGGATGAGCGTCGCAGAATACCAGATGGAGGATATCCTCATGGTCCTCCAGGACCTCTAGGACTGCTGGGAGTTAGACCAGGAATGCCTACTGTGGTCACAGGAGATACAATGGGCCTGCATGATtatgaaaaagatgaaagaagagaaaaagatgcCCGAAAAATGTATTCAGTCACTCGTGATTATGCCCCTGTATGAGGGACCCTTCAGGAACAAGGCATCAGGAAGCACACTGCAGTCAAGATGAAATTTAAGTTTCATACTGTGAGATATTCTAAGAAAGGCTTGTATCCTAAAAAGAATTTTTGCATTTAGCTAAAGTAAGTGCTGAAATCAACAGGATTCTATATATTATCATTAGGGAGCACTGACTGAGGTTCCTTTAAAGCTGCAGCCTAAAGTTCTGCCAGTGCATCAGAATTTTTGACACCTATTTCATCGaaagaaccccccaaaaaatgtGACTTATCAAAGTTTATTATCAAAGTTTCTGTTACTTGCTATAAAAACTACAGCATTATGACTTCTAATTGGCATATATAAAAAAACTAAGGTCTTCGGTTTCAAGTGTCTGATTTGTCCACAAAACAACTTGTTATTTTGagcaactttttaaa from Phaenicophaeus curvirostris isolate KB17595 chromosome W, BPBGC_Pcur_1.0, whole genome shotgun sequence includes the following:
- the LOC138732934 gene encoding zinc finger RNA-binding protein-like; this encodes MHLKGRRHRLQYKKKVNPDLQVEVKPSIRARKIQEEKMRKQMQKEEYWRRREEEERWRMEMRRYEEDMYWRRMEEEQHHWDERRRIPDGGYPHGPPGPLGLLGVRPGMPTVVTGDTMGLHDYEKDERREKDARKMYSVTRDYAPV